Proteins from a genomic interval of Arachis hypogaea cultivar Tifrunner chromosome 10, arahy.Tifrunner.gnm2.J5K5, whole genome shotgun sequence:
- the LOC112717036 gene encoding GTP-binding protein ERG, with amino-acid sequence MKAFTSTLRSMRRTLQSPQPPSITVFHRFFSAQPHAETETETDSNSVFDSSHFDLPQEKTERESGPTWDHKYRTRADQLVFGGEGPKGKLKLKEEEDERRRRVLAKVLLEAAVDGRRDDEEEDSKGLGVVKEEDQKSLSVGIIGAPNAGKSALTNYMVGTKVAAVSRKTNTTTHEVVGVLTKGDTQICFFDTPGLMLNCSGYPYRDVKVRVESAWSSVNLYEVLIVIFDVHRHITRPDTRVVKLIKRMGARMVPNQRRVLCMNKIDLVEKKKDLLKVVEEFKDLPGYERHFMISGLKGAGVKDLTQYLMEQAFERPWDEDPFTMSEEVMKMIALEVVRERLLDHVHQEIPYDIEHHLIDWKELRDGSLRIEQHFITNKLSQRKILVGKNGSKIGRIGIEANEELRSIFKKQVHLILQVKLK; translated from the exons ATGAAAGCCTTCACTTCAACACTCAGATCCATGAGAAGAACCCTACAGTCACCACAACCGCCATCAATAACCGTCTTCCATCGCTTCTTCTCCGCGCAACCGCACGCCGAAACCGAAACTGAAACCGATTCCAACTCGGTCTTCGACAGTTCCCACTTCGACCTCCCACAGGAGAAGACAGAGCGTGAGAGTGGGCCCACGTGGGACCACAAGTACAGGACACGTGCGGACCAGTTGGTGTTCGGCGGAGAAGGCCCCAAGGGCAAGCTTAAGCTCAAGGAAGAGGAGGACGAGAGGCGGCGCAGGGTTCTCGCGAAGGTTCTGCTCGAGGCGGCTGTCGATGGAAGAAGAGACGATGAGGAAGAAGATTCCAAGGGTTTGGGAGTGGTGAAGGAAGAGGACCAGAAATCGTTATCGGTTGGAATCATTGGTGCCCCCAATGCCGGCAAGTCTGCACTCACTAATTATATG GTTGGGACAAAGGTTGCAGCTGTGTCACGGAAGACAAACACAACAACTCATGAAGTTGTCGGAGTGTTGACAAAAGGGGATACCCAAATT TGCTTTTTTGATACACCAGGGCTTATGTTAAATTGCAGTGGATATCCTTATAGGGATGTCAAGGTTCGGGTGGAAAGTGCATGGAGTTCAGTCAATCTCTATGAAGTTCTCATAGTTATTTTTGATGTTCACAGACATATTACCAG GCCTGATACAAGAGTAGTAAAATTAATTAAGCGTATGGGAGCTCGAATGGTTCCAAATCAAAGGCGTGTTTTGTGTATGAACAAGATTGATTTAGTAGAGAAAAAGAAAGACTTGTTGAAGGTTGTGGAAGAATTTAAAGATCTTCCTGGATATGAGAG GCATTTTATGATATCCGGACTGAAGGGGGCTGGAGTAAAAGATTTAACTCAATACCTGATGGAGCAGGCAT TTGAACGACCCTGGGATGAAGATCCTTTCACCATGAGTGAGGAAGTTATGAAGATGATAGCTTTAGAAGTTGTGCGTGAAAGATTATTGGACCATGTACATCAG GAAATTCCGTACGATATTGAACATCATTTGATTGACTGGAAAGAGTTACGAGATGGTTCTCTCAGGATCGAGCAACACTTCATTACTAACAAACTAAGCCAACGCAAGATTCTCGTGGGGAAGAATGGCTCAAAGATTGG GAGAATAGGAATTGAGGCCAATGAAGAGCTAAGGTCCATTTTCAAAAAGCAGGTGCATCTAATTCTCCAGGTTAAGCTTAAATAA
- the LOC112717038 gene encoding CST complex subunit STN1-like — MQNQVYNSYVKLLAFDLLSLTQTPSSSSSVSEPTFSRRGIPLSRAETLGTVTFRDHKPHKFLRFLIDDGTASVPCILWLNHMTSPYLARRRRPDDLRLIADSSARFAAEVRVGVVARVRGRIGCYNGKVQLTVSDVVVERDPNAEILHWLDCINLARNCYNVLPGPGPGPGPSSACKENQAE, encoded by the coding sequence atgcAAAACCAAGTGTACAACAGCTACGTGAAGCTGCTCGCATTCGATCTTCTCTCTCTCACCCaaaccccttcttcttcttcgtcggtTTCAGAACCTACGTTCTCCCGCAGAGGCATCCCTCTCTCTCGTGCAGAGACACTTGGGACTGTTACATTCCGTGACCACAAGCCACATAAGTTCCTCCGCTTTCTCATCGACGACGGCACCGCCTCCGTCCCCTGCATCCTCTGGCTCAACCACATGACTTCACCCTACCTTGCTCGCCGCCGCCGCCCCGACGACCTCCGCCTCATCGCAGATTCGTCCGCCAGGTTTGCCGCTGAGGTTAGGGTTGGGGTGGTGGCGAGGGTGAGGGGCAGGATCGGGTGCTACAACGGGAAGGTGCAGCTCACGGTTTCCGATGTTGTGGTTGAGAGGGATCCCAATGCTGAGATACTCCACTGGCTCGACTGTATCAACCTTGCTCGTAACTGCTACAACGTTTTGCCTGGACCCGGGCCCGGGCCCGGCCCGTCTTCGGCatgcaaggagaatcaagcagaATGA
- the LOC112717039 gene encoding pentatricopeptide repeat-containing protein At1g31430: MLNNAAKLMKGICISLLKCCKSMSQLKQIQTPICTVGLQQDRHTLNKLMAFCVHSSVGDFHYAHRIFNHIHEPSLFVYNIMIKALVKRGSFREAVSLFGRMRYDAMSPDNYTYPYVLKAIGCIGEVHEGEKVHAFVVKTELESDPYVCNSLMDMYAELGKVGCFKQLFDEMLERDTVSWNIMIAGYARCGKFQDAIDVFQQMQKESNEKPNEATVVGTLAACSALKNIKVGMETHNYIKKELDLTAKIGNALLDMYCKCGCLSEAQKIFYEMPGKNVNCWTTMVAGYVNCGQLDEARALFERSPSRDIVLWTAMINGYVQFNRFDEAIALFQEMQNIGINPDKFILVSLLTGCAQLGALEQGKWIHNYIDESRIKVDAVVGTALIEMYAKCGYIEKSLEVFYGLRQKDTATWTSIIYGLAMNGRASKALELFEAMVTFGARPDGITFIAVLSACCHGGLVEEGRKYFHSMKRIYLVEPKLVHYGCFVDLLGRAGLLDEAEELIKKFPDQNSEMIAPLYGALLSACRLHGNIDMGERLAMALAKVKSSDSSLHTLLANIYAYADKWEDVSKVRSKMKDMGIKKVPGCSAIEVNGNKGTAWSLSHFTANSGLPT; the protein is encoded by the coding sequence ATGTTAAACAATGCAGCAAAACTAATGAAGGGAATATGTATTTCCCTTCTCAAATGCTGTAAAAGTATGTCCCAGCTCAAGCAAATACAGACCCCGATATGTACTGTGGGTTTACAGCAAGACAGGCACACCCTGAACAAGCTCATGGCCTTTTGCGTCCACTCATCTGTTGGAGACTTTCACTATGCACACAGAATCTTCAACCATATCCACGAGCCTAGTTTGTTTGTATACAATATCATGATCAAAGCACTTGTGAAAAGGGGTAGTTTTAGAGAGGCCGTATCTCTCTTTGGGCGAATGAGGTATGATGCCATGTCACCGGATAATTATACGTATCCTTATGTTTTGAAGGCTATTGGTTGCATTGGAGAGGTTCATGAAGGGGAGAAGGTTCATGCCTTTGTGGTCAAGACTGAACTGGAGTCTGATCCATATGTTTGTAACTCACTGATGGATATGTATGCTGAATTGGGTAAAGTTGGTTGTTTCAAACAgctatttgatgaaatgcttgagagagACACAGTTTCTTGGAACATCATGATTGCAGGATATGCAAGGTGTGGGAAATTCCAAGATGCTATTGATGTTTTTCAGCAAATGCAAAAAGAAAGCAATGAGAAGCCTAATGAAGCCACAGTTGTAGGTACTCTGGCAGCTTGTTCAGCATTGAAAAATATCAAAGTTGGCATGGAAActcataattatattaaaaaagaacTAGATTTAACGGCCAAAATAGGGAATGCATTGTTAGATATGTATTGTAAGTGTGGGTGTTTGAGTGAAGCACAGAAAATTTTTTATGAGATGCCAGGAAAAAATGTGAATTGCTGGACTACTATGGTAGCTGGGTATGTAAATTGCGGTCAGCTGGATGAAGCTCGAGCTTTGTTTGAGAGAAGCCCCTCTCGGGATATTGTTCTTTGGACTGCTATGATTAATGGGTATGTGCAATTTAATCGTTTTGACGAGGCAATTGCATTATTTCAGGAGATGCAAAACATAGGAATCAACCCAGACAAGTTCATTTTGGTCAGTCTCCTTACTGGTTGTGCTCAATTGGGGGCTCTAGAGCAAGGCAAGTGGATTCATAATTACATAGATGAGAGCAGAATCAAAGTCGATGCCGTGGTTGGTACTGCACTGATTGAAATGTATGCTAAATGTGGTTATATAGAGAAATCTTTGGAGGTTTTTTACGGATTGAGGCAAAAGGATACTGCGACATGGACTTCAATTATTTATGGGCTTGCCATGAATGGTAGGGCAAGCAAAGCTCTTGAGCTATTTGAAGCAATGGTAACATTTGGGGCAAGACCGGATGGGATTACCTTTATTGCTGTGTTGAGTGCATGTTGTCATGGAGGATTGGTAGAAGAAGGCCGTAAATATTTTCATTCCATGAAAAGAATATATCTTGTTGAGCCAAAATTAGTACACTACGGGTGTTTCGTTGACCTTCTTGGTAGAGCTGGACTATTAGATGAAGCGGAGGAGTTGATAAAGAAGTTTCCAGATCAAAACAGTGAGATGATAGCTCCACTTTATGGTGCTTTGCTAAGTGCCTGCAGACTTCATGGCAATATCGATATGGGTGAAAGGCTTGCTATGGCACTAGCAAAAGTTAAATCTAGTGATTCGAGTCTTCATACACTTCTTGCTAACATTTATGCTTATGCTGACAAATGGGAAGATGTGAGCAAGGTGAGAAGTAAGATGAAAGACATGGGAATAAAGAAGGTTCCAGGATGTAGTGCTATTGAGGTCAATGGGAACAAGGGTACAGCGTGGTCGCTTTCCCATTTTACAGCCAATAGTGGTCTTCCTACATGA